In a single window of the Polynucleobacter sp. MWH-UH24A genome:
- the metW gene encoding methionine biosynthesis protein MetW, with product MQLRSDFDAIANWVETNSSLLDLGCGDGSFLEFIRAKRKAITYGVEITDTAVLACVEKGLNVIQQDLEGGLALFKDQSFDTVVLSQTLQTIHQTERILREVVRVGKQCVVSFPNFGHWSHRYAVALGRMPVSKSLPYEWFNTPNVRVLTIADFEALAHKLGIEILGRVVLHHGKTVHLLPNLFGSLAIYRVCGAK from the coding sequence ATGCAATTAAGATCCGATTTTGATGCGATCGCGAATTGGGTTGAAACGAACAGCTCCTTGCTGGATTTAGGTTGTGGTGACGGCTCGTTCCTCGAGTTCATTCGTGCAAAGCGCAAGGCAATCACTTATGGTGTTGAAATTACCGATACTGCTGTATTGGCTTGTGTGGAAAAGGGCCTAAATGTAATCCAGCAGGATTTGGAAGGCGGTTTAGCGCTTTTCAAGGATCAAAGTTTTGATACCGTCGTGTTATCGCAGACCTTGCAGACGATTCATCAAACGGAGCGTATTTTGCGAGAAGTTGTACGTGTCGGAAAACAATGCGTTGTCTCGTTTCCAAATTTTGGACACTGGTCGCACCGTTATGCGGTTGCTCTGGGTCGCATGCCCGTTTCGAAATCATTACCATACGAGTGGTTTAATACGCCCAATGTCCGAGTTCTGACCATTGCTGATTTTGAAGCCTTGGCACACAAATTAGGAATTGAAATTTTGGGACGGGTTGTTTTGCATCACGGCAAGACAGTCCACTTGCTACCTAATTTATTTGGCAGCTTAGCAATCTATCGCGTGTGTGGAGCTAAATAG
- a CDS encoding exodeoxyribonuclease III: MLRIISANLNGIRSAAKKGFMEWMHDQHADFICVQELKAQESDLEPAIRSPNELNSYFHYAEKKGYSGAGIYTPHPIDDLQIGFGNPEFDAEGRYVEISIGSLSVVSVYMPSGSSSPERQEAKFRFLDAFLPHLIKLKQKGRQVVLCGDVNIAHQEIDLKNWKGNLKNSGFLPEERAWLTRLFTKEGYMDVYRHLEPHASDSCYTWWSQRGQAYAKNVGWRIDYQIATPEFGKSAKKAGVYKKQRFSDHAPLMIEYDWAL, translated from the coding sequence ATGTTACGCATCATTTCTGCCAATCTCAATGGCATTCGCTCCGCAGCCAAAAAAGGCTTTATGGAGTGGATGCACGATCAACATGCTGATTTTATCTGCGTACAAGAACTCAAAGCGCAAGAGTCTGACCTAGAGCCAGCAATTCGCTCTCCCAACGAACTAAATTCGTATTTTCATTACGCTGAGAAAAAAGGGTATAGCGGTGCGGGAATCTACACCCCCCACCCCATTGATGATCTGCAAATTGGATTTGGTAATCCCGAATTCGATGCCGAGGGGCGTTATGTTGAAATTTCGATCGGTTCCCTTTCAGTGGTCTCAGTTTATATGCCATCCGGCTCAAGCTCACCTGAACGCCAAGAGGCTAAATTTCGCTTTCTAGATGCCTTTTTACCCCATCTCATCAAACTCAAACAAAAAGGTCGGCAGGTTGTTTTGTGCGGTGACGTCAATATTGCACATCAAGAAATTGATTTGAAGAACTGGAAAGGGAATCTAAAGAATTCTGGGTTCTTACCCGAAGAGCGCGCTTGGTTAACCAGGCTTTTTACGAAGGAGGGTTATATGGATGTTTATCGACATCTCGAGCCTCACGCAAGCGATAGCTGCTATACCTGGTGGAGTCAACGAGGCCAAGCGTATGCCAAGAATGTAGGGTGGCGTATTGATTATCAAATCGCCACACCAGAGTTTGGCAAGTCCGCTAAAAAGGCTGGTGTTTATAAAAAGCAGCGCTTCTCAGACCATGCGCCGCTTATGATTGAGTACGACTGGGCACTTTAA
- the pyrE gene encoding orotate phosphoribosyltransferase yields MSVNPEKNQSDFIQFALEAKVLSFGEFKTKAGRLSPYFFNAGLFNNGAQLGKLGEFYAHALLGSNIDFDMLFGPAYKGITLAASTAIALARSGRNTPFAYNRKEAKDHGEGGTLIGAPVKGRVVIIDDVISAGTSVRESVDLIVRAGAKPCAVLIALDRMEKSGDALKVGQYSAVQSVGQEFGLPVIAIANLEGLMHYLQQSHDQQLQTFLPAVQDYRNRYGI; encoded by the coding sequence ATGAGTGTAAATCCAGAAAAAAATCAGTCGGACTTTATTCAATTCGCGCTTGAAGCAAAAGTATTGTCCTTTGGCGAGTTTAAAACGAAGGCCGGGCGATTGTCCCCCTATTTTTTTAATGCCGGGCTCTTTAATAATGGCGCACAACTGGGAAAGCTTGGTGAGTTTTACGCGCACGCACTGCTTGGATCAAACATTGATTTTGATATGCTCTTTGGGCCCGCATACAAAGGGATTACTTTGGCAGCGAGTACGGCAATTGCACTAGCACGCTCTGGACGCAATACCCCTTTTGCCTATAACCGCAAAGAGGCGAAAGATCATGGTGAAGGCGGAACCTTAATTGGTGCTCCCGTTAAAGGCCGAGTTGTCATTATTGATGATGTGATTTCAGCGGGCACCTCGGTGCGTGAGTCGGTTGATTTAATTGTTCGAGCTGGTGCTAAGCCTTGTGCAGTATTAATTGCACTCGATCGAATGGAAAAGTCAGGAGATGCGCTCAAGGTTGGTCAATACTCTGCGGTGCAAAGTGTCGGACAAGAATTTGGATTGCCGGTGATTGCAATCGCTAACCTAGAGGGTTTAATGCATTATTTACAGCAATCGCATGACCAGCAATTGCAAACGTTTCTTCCAGCAGTTCAAGATTACCGAAATCGATACGGAATTTAA
- the dksA gene encoding RNA polymerase-binding protein DksA, whose translation MTTKEASTKAKSAESSKKASGSSAKGAPLTEAELLKMSEKDYMNAAQLEFFRTKLQTLKEDILKHASETTEHLRENILVPDPADRATIEEEHALELRTRDRERKLLKKVEQALSRIDSGDYGWCEETGEPIGLSRLIARPTANLSLEAQERRELRQKLFGE comes from the coding sequence ATGACGACAAAAGAAGCTAGTACGAAAGCTAAATCTGCTGAGTCCAGTAAGAAAGCTTCTGGGTCGTCCGCTAAAGGCGCCCCACTCACTGAGGCTGAATTGCTGAAGATGTCTGAAAAAGACTATATGAACGCTGCTCAGTTAGAGTTCTTCCGCACCAAATTGCAGACGCTCAAAGAGGATATCTTGAAGCACGCCAGTGAAACGACCGAGCATCTGCGTGAAAACATACTGGTACCTGATCCCGCGGATCGGGCGACGATTGAAGAGGAGCACGCGTTAGAGCTCCGAACCCGAGATCGCGAGCGAAAGCTCTTAAAAAAGGTTGAGCAAGCTTTGTCCAGAATTGACTCGGGTGATTATGGTTGGTGCGAAGAAACCGGTGAGCCGATTGGCTTGTCCCGCCTGATCGCCCGTCCAACCGCTAATCTTTCGCTCGAGGCACAAGAGCGCCGTGAGCTGCGTCAGAAGTTATTTGGTGAATAG
- a CDS encoding MFS transporter: protein MELNSIRSWFNDLRVYFEWPSIRIFFLGFSAGLPLLLVLGTLSFRLRELGIDRSTIGYLSWVGLFYAGKWLWAPLVDRVPIPGITKRLGRRRSWLLLAQALIMVGLVGMAMSDPKQDLQVIIWFALLVAFASATQDIALDAFRIESAKAEYQAALAASYQTGYRLAMIWAGAGALWLAARAEESTSLYFTNAWQFAYLVMALSMSVGVITTLLSPEPQIIQLPKARSAGEWLLQTLIQPFADFIGRYRWHAFLILALIAVYRISDVVMGIMANPFYVDMGYTKDEVAAVTKVFGVIMTLLGAFIGGILALRFGVMRILFLGAILSAASNLLFAWLSTRGHDLTGLIWVISADNLSSGIASAAFIAYLSSLTNVQYSATQYALFSSMMVLLPKWMAGFSGVYVDRFGYESFFISTALIGIPVLILIGIAIRMQVKVPSRTQS, encoded by the coding sequence GTGGAGCTAAATAGCATTCGCTCTTGGTTCAATGATTTACGGGTCTATTTTGAATGGCCCAGTATTCGTATTTTCTTTTTAGGATTCTCAGCCGGACTTCCGCTTCTTTTGGTATTAGGTACCTTAAGTTTTCGTCTCAGAGAGCTCGGTATTGATCGCAGCACCATTGGCTATTTATCATGGGTTGGCCTGTTTTATGCCGGGAAGTGGCTTTGGGCGCCGTTGGTAGATCGAGTACCAATTCCCGGAATCACAAAACGTCTTGGGCGTCGGCGTAGTTGGCTGTTGCTTGCTCAAGCGCTCATTATGGTCGGCTTAGTCGGCATGGCGATGAGCGATCCCAAACAAGACTTACAAGTCATTATTTGGTTTGCATTATTAGTCGCCTTTGCTTCAGCCACCCAAGATATTGCGCTTGATGCTTTTCGGATTGAGTCGGCCAAAGCCGAGTACCAAGCCGCATTGGCAGCCAGCTATCAAACAGGGTATCGCTTGGCGATGATTTGGGCGGGAGCGGGGGCATTGTGGCTTGCTGCTCGTGCTGAAGAAAGCACCAGCTTGTACTTTACGAACGCCTGGCAATTTGCCTATTTGGTGATGGCGTTATCGATGAGCGTTGGGGTAATAACAACGTTACTCAGCCCGGAACCCCAAATTATCCAATTACCCAAAGCACGTTCTGCAGGCGAATGGCTTTTGCAAACTCTTATTCAGCCCTTTGCAGATTTTATCGGTCGGTACCGTTGGCATGCTTTTTTAATCCTGGCGCTCATAGCTGTCTACCGCATTAGTGATGTTGTTATGGGGATTATGGCGAACCCGTTTTATGTCGATATGGGCTATACCAAGGATGAGGTAGCGGCAGTCACAAAAGTATTCGGGGTCATCATGACCTTATTGGGTGCATTTATTGGTGGGATTCTGGCATTGCGTTTTGGTGTCATGCGTATTTTATTTTTGGGAGCCATTCTCTCAGCAGCCAGTAATCTTCTTTTTGCTTGGCTTAGTACACGCGGTCATGATTTGACGGGTTTAATTTGGGTGATCTCAGCGGATAATCTGAGCTCTGGTATCGCCTCGGCTGCTTTTATTGCTTATCTATCTTCATTAACTAATGTGCAGTACTCAGCAACGCAATATGCATTATTTAGTTCAATGATGGTATTGCTACCAAAATGGATGGCCGGATTTTCTGGAGTATATGTTGACCGCTTTGGCTACGAGAGCTTTTTTATCTCGACCGCACTCATTGGTATCCCGGTGCTTATCTTGATTGGGATTGCAATCCGGATGCAGGTTAAAGTGCCCAGTCGTACTCAATCATAA
- the argB gene encoding acetylglutamate kinase, producing the protein MTKAVPTLADIPPLLKAEILAEALPYIRQYHGKTIVIKYGGNAMVEERLKESFARDVILLKLVGMNPVVVHGGGPQIDEALKKIGKTGTFIQGMRVTDEETMEVVEWVLGGEVQQDIVMLINHFGGQAVGLTGKDGGLIHAKKMMVPNEQIPSGAPIDLGFVGEIESINPAVVKALQDDAFIPVISPIGFSEEGQAYNINADLVAGKMAEILKAEKLVMMTNIPGVMDKAGKLLTDLSAREIDALFADGTISGGMLPKISSALDAAKSGVNSVHIIDGRIEHSLLLEILTEQAFGTMIRSR; encoded by the coding sequence ATGACTAAAGCAGTACCAACACTCGCTGACATCCCACCATTATTGAAGGCCGAGATTCTGGCCGAGGCTTTGCCCTATATTCGACAATACCATGGCAAAACCATTGTGATTAAGTATGGCGGCAATGCCATGGTTGAGGAGCGCCTTAAAGAGAGCTTTGCGCGTGATGTTATTTTGCTAAAGCTTGTTGGCATGAACCCTGTTGTTGTTCATGGTGGCGGCCCACAAATTGATGAGGCCCTTAAGAAAATTGGTAAGACCGGCACTTTTATTCAGGGAATGCGGGTTACCGATGAAGAGACGATGGAAGTGGTTGAGTGGGTATTGGGTGGCGAGGTTCAGCAAGACATCGTGATGCTAATCAATCATTTTGGCGGTCAGGCAGTTGGCTTAACCGGCAAAGATGGTGGCTTAATCCATGCTAAGAAAATGATGGTTCCTAATGAACAAATTCCATCAGGCGCACCGATTGATCTCGGTTTTGTGGGTGAAATTGAATCAATCAATCCAGCCGTAGTGAAAGCTTTGCAAGACGATGCGTTTATTCCAGTAATTTCACCGATTGGCTTTAGTGAAGAAGGCCAAGCCTACAACATCAACGCTGATTTAGTTGCCGGCAAAATGGCTGAAATCTTGAAGGCCGAAAAATTAGTGATGATGACCAATATACCGGGCGTCATGGATAAGGCAGGCAAACTCTTGACGGATTTAAGTGCGCGCGAGATTGATGCGTTATTTGCAGACGGAACGATTTCTGGCGGGATGCTCCCCAAAATTTCATCTGCCTTAGATGCTGCCAAGAGTGGGGTGAACTCGGTGCACATTATTGATGGCCGAATTGAGCACTCCCTACTCTTAGAAATACTGACGGAACAAGCTTTTGGTACCATGATACGTTCTAGATAA
- a CDS encoding homoserine O-acetyltransferase, producing MNELHLSKKTYHFDAPLRLQSGASIDQYNLVVETYGQLNANASNAVLICHALNASHHVAGIDPDNSNELGWWDNMVGPGKPVDTNHFFVIGVNNLGSCFGSTGPMSINPQTNEPYGARFPVLTVEDWVNAQARLADQMGIRKFAAVMGGSLGGMQAMSWATQYPERVAHCVVIASTPKLSAQNIAFNEVARNAILSDPDFYGGDYYKHGVVPKRGLRLARMVGHITYLSDDDMAEKFGRDLQRLAGAPDEYRFSFDVEFAVESYLRHQGDKFSGYFDANTYLLITRALDYFDPAKRYHGDLSQALANVRAKFLVISFSTDWRFSPDRSREIVQALLNNKTDVSYAEIDAPHGHDAFLLDDERYHRLVRAYFATMAEAKCN from the coding sequence ATGAATGAGCTGCATCTTTCAAAGAAAACTTATCATTTTGATGCGCCCCTGAGGCTTCAAAGTGGCGCTAGCATTGATCAATACAATTTAGTTGTCGAAACCTACGGACAGCTCAATGCAAATGCGAGCAATGCGGTTCTGATTTGCCACGCGCTGAATGCATCGCATCATGTAGCGGGCATTGATCCTGATAATTCAAATGAGTTGGGTTGGTGGGACAACATGGTTGGGCCTGGTAAGCCAGTCGATACCAATCATTTTTTTGTGATTGGGGTGAATAATCTAGGTTCGTGTTTTGGCTCAACAGGACCCATGAGCATTAACCCGCAAACCAATGAGCCTTATGGAGCTCGCTTTCCAGTGCTCACCGTTGAGGATTGGGTCAATGCTCAAGCGCGCTTAGCTGATCAAATGGGCATTAGAAAATTTGCGGCAGTGATGGGCGGAAGTTTAGGTGGTATGCAGGCGATGTCGTGGGCCACTCAATATCCAGAGCGCGTCGCCCATTGTGTGGTGATTGCCTCGACGCCAAAGCTCAGCGCTCAGAATATTGCCTTTAATGAGGTTGCCCGTAATGCAATTTTGTCAGACCCTGATTTTTATGGCGGCGATTACTACAAACATGGCGTCGTCCCAAAACGTGGTTTGCGCTTAGCGCGGATGGTGGGCCATATCACGTATCTATCGGATGATGATATGGCTGAAAAGTTTGGACGTGATTTACAGCGCTTAGCTGGTGCGCCAGACGAGTATCGATTTAGTTTTGATGTGGAATTTGCCGTCGAGAGCTATTTACGGCATCAAGGCGATAAGTTCTCCGGCTATTTTGATGCCAATACCTATCTATTGATTACGCGGGCCTTGGACTATTTTGATCCAGCAAAGCGCTACCATGGTGACTTGAGTCAAGCGCTAGCGAATGTCCGTGCTAAATTTTTGGTCATTAGCTTTTCAACGGATTGGCGATTTTCGCCCGATCGCAGTCGTGAAATTGTGCAAGCCTTGCTCAACAATAAAACCGATGTAAGTTATGCCGAAATTGATGCACCGCATGGACACGATGCATTTTTACTGGATGATGAACGCTATCACCGGTTAGTGCGGGCCTATTTTGCGACGATGGCGGAGGCAAAATGCAATTAA
- the slmA gene encoding nucleoid occlusion factor SlmA, translating to MNSSGSPLHQESASEISGGETKTRKRPRPGERRLQILQILAEMLQNPSGDRVTTAALAAKIGVSEAALYRHFASKAQMFEGLIAFIEQTIFGLINQINQKEELGIAQVKGMVQMLLVFAEKNPGMVRVLLGDALLQEDERLQERINQVLDRVETSLKQSLRIAQSQHQDGAASDTAGLQSALLMSYVVGRWHRFARSGFRKLPSEGIEPSLRILLTA from the coding sequence ATGAACAGCAGCGGTAGCCCTCTTCATCAAGAATCAGCTTCTGAGATTAGCGGGGGCGAGACTAAGACTCGCAAGCGCCCACGCCCAGGTGAGCGTCGCTTACAGATTCTGCAGATTTTGGCCGAGATGCTACAAAACCCAAGTGGCGATCGCGTCACAACGGCCGCTCTAGCTGCCAAGATCGGTGTTTCAGAGGCTGCTCTCTATCGGCATTTTGCAAGTAAAGCACAAATGTTTGAGGGCTTAATCGCATTCATCGAGCAAACGATTTTTGGACTCATTAATCAGATTAATCAAAAAGAAGAACTAGGCATCGCACAAGTGAAGGGGATGGTGCAAATGCTATTAGTCTTTGCTGAGAAAAATCCTGGCATGGTGCGTGTTTTACTGGGCGACGCATTGTTGCAGGAGGATGAGCGCCTTCAGGAACGTATTAATCAAGTTTTAGATCGTGTGGAAACATCCCTTAAGCAATCATTACGTATTGCGCAAAGTCAACATCAGGATGGTGCAGCTTCGGATACAGCCGGTTTACAGTCTGCACTTTTGATGAGTTATGTGGTTGGTCGTTGGCATCGCTTTGCTCGAAGTGGCTTTAGAAAGTTGCCTAGCGAAGGAATTGAACCAAGCCTACGAATTCTGCTTACTGCATGA